The following are from one region of the Salvia hispanica cultivar TCC Black 2014 chromosome 1, UniMelb_Shisp_WGS_1.0, whole genome shotgun sequence genome:
- the LOC125201857 gene encoding rab3 GTPase-activating protein catalytic subunit isoform X5: MKSADNSKGIMEDNDDEEEFEHFDDFTLASSWERFISEIEAVCRQWFADGPKNLLAKGAVQVNQLKDLYKIKSEFKYATKSYCMEYYFATVDDGKTLDWDHPLHDLQLSFGVKEFVVIAPQSASGVVLDAPEASKLLSAVAIALSNCSCLWPAFVPVHDSSRKAYIGIQNMGTVFTRRFEADRIASQVPVKLMHLEGLYELFVSKFAYTAVDWSMNHFEVHFKMKLTYRTPIHDDEDEIHDPDADITGSCENPEVDNHVKAQWDDNFPWSKWYSAEDPVNGFELLAIWLEITAESSLDMAELENASPVEADKWFLSPCLSEYLSDVSGGSTIGFASQLHLLVKALEMSSEAKFIEDFISGSEALKSSAVVPPQTVLDRVLKDLFHEAVETEMNSSPTEHKNSRSIKGAPQESLFAQFCLHALWFGNCSIRAISVLWIEFVREVRWCWEESQSLPRMPSSGPIDLSTCLINQKLHMLAVCIDQKHREAEGQFVDANDTMTSQEDLQFPTHNSSSSSSRGASKEGSDRKDSSNDAANVAKPMMLLKSNKIMRAPITLEPPPMTEDMHEERLKAAVALGDSYSFSAQLETEILASDMSAFKAANPDAVFEDFIRWHSPRDWENDESEENGASESSSWPPRGKLSDRMSDPGNSWRKIWNEAPAVPASEQKPLWDPNREGEKVLHYLETLRPYQLLEEMVCAAFRAAADTLNRTSFGDLKQMNIKIEQLYITIASVLRIFLEYGH, encoded by the exons ATGAAGTCAGCCGACAATTCAAAAGGCATCATGGAGGACAATGATGATGAAGAGGAG TTTGAGCATTTTGATGATTTTACTCTTGCCTCGTCATGGGAAAG GTTCATTTCTGAGATAGAGGCCGTCTGTCGACAGTGGTTCGCTGATGGCCCAAAGAACCTATTG GCAAAGGGTGCTGTTCAGGTGAATCAGCTAAAAGATTTGTACAAGATCAAATCTGAATTCAAATATGCTACAAAAAGTTATTgcatggagtactattttgcaACAGTTGATGATG GTAAAACCCTTGATTGGGATCATCCATTGCACGATCTGCAGCTTTCATTTGGGGTGAAGGAGTTTgtg GTGATTGCTCCGCAAAGTGCGAGTGGTGTAGTTCTTGATGCACCAGAGGCAAGCAAACTTTTGAGTGCAGTTGCGATTGCTTTGTCCAACTGTTCATG CCTATGGCCTGCCTTTGTTCCTGTTCATGATTCTTCGCGTAAAGCATATATTGGTATTCAAAATATGGGAACTGTTTTCACTAGAAGGTTTGAAGCTGACCGCATTGCCAGCCAGGTTCCAGTAAAGCTTATGCATTTAGAAGGACTGTACGAGCTGTTTGTATCCAAATTT GCCTATACTGCTGTGGACTGGTCTATGAATCATTTTGAAGTCCATTTTAAGATGAAGCTAACCTACAGAACTCCCATCCatgatgatgaggatgaaATTCATGATCCTGATGCTGACATCACAGGATCCTGTGAAAATCCTGAGGTTGATAATCATGTGAAAGCTCAATGGGATGACAATTTTCCTTGGAGCAAGTGGTATTCTGCAGAGGACCCAGTAAACG GATTTGAGTTGCTTGCCATATGGTTAGAGATAACAGCTGAAAGTTCACTAGATATGGCTGAACTAGAGAATGCCTCACCAGTAGAAGCTGATAAGTGGTTCTTAAGTCCATGCCTATCTGAATATCT CAGTGACGTTTCTGGTGGAAGCACTATTGGATTTGCGTCCCAGCTGCACCTTCTAGTTAAGGCACTGGAAATGTCATCAGAGGCCAAGTTCATTGAGGATTTTATATCAG GTTCTGAAGCTTTGAAGTCTTCAGCAGTTGTACCTCCACAGACAGTTCTTGACCGTGTGCTAAAAGATCTCTTTCATGAGG CTGTGGAAACAGAGATGAATTCCTCTCCAACTGAGCATAAAAATTCTCGATCCATTAAAGGCGCTCCGCAGGAATCACTCTTCGCACAGTTCTGTTTACATGCTCTTTGGTTTGGGAACTGTAGTATACGAG CAATTTCCGTACTCTGGATAGAGTTCGTTCGCGAGGTTCGCTGGTGTTGGGAAGAATCACAATCACTACCAAGAATGCCATCCAGTGGCCCAATCGACCTGTCCACTTGTTTGATTAACCAGAAACTGCACATG CTTGCTGTGTGCATTGATCAAAAGCATAGAGAGGCAGAAGGACAGTTTGTTGATGCAAATGACACTATGACTTCCCAG GAAGATCTTCAGTTTCCAACGCacaattcttcttcttcttcttctcgcGGAGCTAGTAAAGAAGGTTCTGACAGGAAAGACAGTAG CAATGATGCAGCTAATGTGGCAAAGCCGATGATGCTCTTAAAGTCAAACAAGATTATGCGTGCTCCGATCACCCTG GAACCACCTCCAATGACAGAAGACATGCACGAAGAACGTCTGAAAGCTGCTGTAGCCTTGGGTGATTCATAT AGCTTCTCTGCTCAACTCGAAACAGAAATTTTGGCCTCAG ATATGTCTGCTTTCAAGGCTGCAAATCCAGATGCTGTCTTCGAAGATTTTATCCGATGGCATTCACCACGGGACTGGGAAAACGATGAAAGTGAGGAAAATGGTGCATCTGAGTCCAGTTCATGGCCTCCTCGTGGAAAACTTTCGGATAGAATGTCTGATCCGGGGAACTCATGGAGAAAGATCTGGAATGAAGCCCCTGCCGTGCCTGCTTCTGAACAGAAACCACTTTGGGACCCGAAtagagaaggagaaaag GTTCTTCATTACCTGGAGACTCTAAGACCATACCAACTGCTGGAAGAAATGGTCTGTGCTGCCTTCAGAGCAGCAGCCGACACTCTTAACCGGACCTCGTTCGGTGATTTAAAGCAGATGaacataaaaatagaacaGTTATACATAACCATTGCATCAGTTCTCAGAATTTTCCTAG AATACGGCCACTGA
- the LOC125201857 gene encoding rab3 GTPase-activating protein catalytic subunit isoform X3 has protein sequence MEYYFATVDDGKTLDWDHPLHDLQLSFGVKEFVVIAPQSASGVVLDAPEASKLLSAVAIALSNCSCLWPAFVPVHDSSRKAYIGIQNMGTVFTRRFEADRIASQVPVKLMHLEGLYELFVSKFAYTAVDWSMNHFEVHFKMKLTYRTPIHDDEDEIHDPDADITGSCENPEVDNHVKAQWDDNFPWSKWYSAEDPVNGFELLAIWLEITAESSLDMAELENASPVEADKWFLSPCLSEYLSDVSGGSTIGFASQLHLLVKALEMSSEAKFIEDFISGSEALKSSAVVPPQTVLDRVLKDLFHEAVETEMNSSPTEHKNSRSIKGAPQESLFAQFCLHALWFGNCSIRAISVLWIEFVREVRWCWEESQSLPRMPSSGPIDLSTCLINQKLHMLAVCIDQKHREAEGQFVDANDTMTSQEDLQFPTHNSSSSSSRGASKEGSDRKDSSNDAANVAKPMMLLKSNKIMRAPITLEPPPMTEDMHEERLKAAVALGDSYSFSAQLETEILASDMSAFKAANPDAVFEDFIRWHSPRDWENDESEENGASESSSWPPRGKLSDRMSDPGNSWRKIWNEAPAVPASEQKPLWDPNREGEKVLHYLETLRPYQLLEEMVCAAFRAAADTLNRTSFGDLKQMNIKIEQLYITIASVLRIFLAQNTATDTEVLEDLRRLSTTFEHIEKLVLLAASLHVKFLQSPYLGQAIFTDCFNFYLPNMGTSSANVHNDTQREFDKKQQIRSDDRDLILSMFPPPTANQSWRRVLSMGNLLNGHEPILREIIFSKRDPASGSYYAASSPKLHQQDIETYRMYVSGTSNDLGVALAVASFD, from the exons atggagtactattttgcaACAGTTGATGATG GTAAAACCCTTGATTGGGATCATCCATTGCACGATCTGCAGCTTTCATTTGGGGTGAAGGAGTTTgtg GTGATTGCTCCGCAAAGTGCGAGTGGTGTAGTTCTTGATGCACCAGAGGCAAGCAAACTTTTGAGTGCAGTTGCGATTGCTTTGTCCAACTGTTCATG CCTATGGCCTGCCTTTGTTCCTGTTCATGATTCTTCGCGTAAAGCATATATTGGTATTCAAAATATGGGAACTGTTTTCACTAGAAGGTTTGAAGCTGACCGCATTGCCAGCCAGGTTCCAGTAAAGCTTATGCATTTAGAAGGACTGTACGAGCTGTTTGTATCCAAATTT GCCTATACTGCTGTGGACTGGTCTATGAATCATTTTGAAGTCCATTTTAAGATGAAGCTAACCTACAGAACTCCCATCCatgatgatgaggatgaaATTCATGATCCTGATGCTGACATCACAGGATCCTGTGAAAATCCTGAGGTTGATAATCATGTGAAAGCTCAATGGGATGACAATTTTCCTTGGAGCAAGTGGTATTCTGCAGAGGACCCAGTAAACG GATTTGAGTTGCTTGCCATATGGTTAGAGATAACAGCTGAAAGTTCACTAGATATGGCTGAACTAGAGAATGCCTCACCAGTAGAAGCTGATAAGTGGTTCTTAAGTCCATGCCTATCTGAATATCT CAGTGACGTTTCTGGTGGAAGCACTATTGGATTTGCGTCCCAGCTGCACCTTCTAGTTAAGGCACTGGAAATGTCATCAGAGGCCAAGTTCATTGAGGATTTTATATCAG GTTCTGAAGCTTTGAAGTCTTCAGCAGTTGTACCTCCACAGACAGTTCTTGACCGTGTGCTAAAAGATCTCTTTCATGAGG CTGTGGAAACAGAGATGAATTCCTCTCCAACTGAGCATAAAAATTCTCGATCCATTAAAGGCGCTCCGCAGGAATCACTCTTCGCACAGTTCTGTTTACATGCTCTTTGGTTTGGGAACTGTAGTATACGAG CAATTTCCGTACTCTGGATAGAGTTCGTTCGCGAGGTTCGCTGGTGTTGGGAAGAATCACAATCACTACCAAGAATGCCATCCAGTGGCCCAATCGACCTGTCCACTTGTTTGATTAACCAGAAACTGCACATG CTTGCTGTGTGCATTGATCAAAAGCATAGAGAGGCAGAAGGACAGTTTGTTGATGCAAATGACACTATGACTTCCCAG GAAGATCTTCAGTTTCCAACGCacaattcttcttcttcttcttctcgcGGAGCTAGTAAAGAAGGTTCTGACAGGAAAGACAGTAG CAATGATGCAGCTAATGTGGCAAAGCCGATGATGCTCTTAAAGTCAAACAAGATTATGCGTGCTCCGATCACCCTG GAACCACCTCCAATGACAGAAGACATGCACGAAGAACGTCTGAAAGCTGCTGTAGCCTTGGGTGATTCATAT AGCTTCTCTGCTCAACTCGAAACAGAAATTTTGGCCTCAG ATATGTCTGCTTTCAAGGCTGCAAATCCAGATGCTGTCTTCGAAGATTTTATCCGATGGCATTCACCACGGGACTGGGAAAACGATGAAAGTGAGGAAAATGGTGCATCTGAGTCCAGTTCATGGCCTCCTCGTGGAAAACTTTCGGATAGAATGTCTGATCCGGGGAACTCATGGAGAAAGATCTGGAATGAAGCCCCTGCCGTGCCTGCTTCTGAACAGAAACCACTTTGGGACCCGAAtagagaaggagaaaag GTTCTTCATTACCTGGAGACTCTAAGACCATACCAACTGCTGGAAGAAATGGTCTGTGCTGCCTTCAGAGCAGCAGCCGACACTCTTAACCGGACCTCGTTCGGTGATTTAAAGCAGATGaacataaaaatagaacaGTTATACATAACCATTGCATCAGTTCTCAGAATTTTCCTAG CACAGAATACGGCCACTGATACCGAAGTTCTTGAGGACCTCAGGAGGCTATCCACTACTTTCGAACACATTGAGAAGTTAGTTCTACTCGCGGCATCTCTTCATGTCAAATTCTTGCAATCACCATACCTTGGCCAAGCGATCTTCACCGACTGCTTCAACTTCTACCTCCCAAATATGGGAACAAGCTCTGCCAATGTCCACAATGATACCCAAAGG GAATTCGACAAGAAGCAACAAATAAGGTCAGACGACAGGGACTTAATCCTCAGCATGTTTCCTCCACCCACAGCAAACCAGTCATGGAGGAGAGTGTTGAGCATGGGCAATCTCCTCAACGGCCACGAGCCTATCCTAAGGGAGATCATATTCTCTAAGCGTGACCCTGCGAGTGGAAGCTACTACGCTGCCTCATCCCCAAAGCTCCATCAACAGGACATAGAAACCTACAGAATGTATGTATCTGGAACTTCGAATGATCTTGGGGTTGCACTTGCTGTTGCCTCATTTGATTGA
- the LOC125201857 gene encoding rab3 GTPase-activating protein catalytic subunit isoform X1, with product MKSADNSKGIMEDNDDEEEFEHFDDFTLASSWERFISEIEAVCRQWFADGPKNLLAKGAVQVNQLKDLYKIKSEFKYATKSYCMEYYFATVDDGKTLDWDHPLHDLQLSFGVKEFVVIAPQSASGVVLDAPEASKLLSAVAIALSNCSCLWPAFVPVHDSSRKAYIGIQNMGTVFTRRFEADRIASQVPVKLMHLEGLYELFVSKFAYTAVDWSMNHFEVHFKMKLTYRTPIHDDEDEIHDPDADITGSCENPEVDNHVKAQWDDNFPWSKWYSAEDPVNGFELLAIWLEITAESSLDMAELENASPVEADKWFLSPCLSEYLSDVSGGSTIGFASQLHLLVKALEMSSEAKFIEDFISGSEALKSSAVVPPQTVLDRVLKDLFHEAVETEMNSSPTEHKNSRSIKGAPQESLFAQFCLHALWFGNCSIRAISVLWIEFVREVRWCWEESQSLPRMPSSGPIDLSTCLINQKLHMLAVCIDQKHREAEGQFVDANDTMTSQEDLQFPTHNSSSSSSRGASKEGSDRKDSSNDAANVAKPMMLLKSNKIMRAPITLEPPPMTEDMHEERLKAAVALGDSYSFSAQLETEILASDMSAFKAANPDAVFEDFIRWHSPRDWENDESEENGASESSSWPPRGKLSDRMSDPGNSWRKIWNEAPAVPASEQKPLWDPNREGEKVLHYLETLRPYQLLEEMVCAAFRAAADTLNRTSFGDLKQMNIKIEQLYITIASVLRIFLAQNTATDTEVLEDLRRLSTTFEHIEKLVLLAASLHVKFLQSPYLGQAIFTDCFNFYLPNMGTSSANVHNDTQREFDKKQQIRSDDRDLILSMFPPPTANQSWRRVLSMGNLLNGHEPILREIIFSKRDPASGSYYAASSPKLHQQDIETYRMYVSGTSNDLGVALAVASFD from the exons ATGAAGTCAGCCGACAATTCAAAAGGCATCATGGAGGACAATGATGATGAAGAGGAG TTTGAGCATTTTGATGATTTTACTCTTGCCTCGTCATGGGAAAG GTTCATTTCTGAGATAGAGGCCGTCTGTCGACAGTGGTTCGCTGATGGCCCAAAGAACCTATTG GCAAAGGGTGCTGTTCAGGTGAATCAGCTAAAAGATTTGTACAAGATCAAATCTGAATTCAAATATGCTACAAAAAGTTATTgcatggagtactattttgcaACAGTTGATGATG GTAAAACCCTTGATTGGGATCATCCATTGCACGATCTGCAGCTTTCATTTGGGGTGAAGGAGTTTgtg GTGATTGCTCCGCAAAGTGCGAGTGGTGTAGTTCTTGATGCACCAGAGGCAAGCAAACTTTTGAGTGCAGTTGCGATTGCTTTGTCCAACTGTTCATG CCTATGGCCTGCCTTTGTTCCTGTTCATGATTCTTCGCGTAAAGCATATATTGGTATTCAAAATATGGGAACTGTTTTCACTAGAAGGTTTGAAGCTGACCGCATTGCCAGCCAGGTTCCAGTAAAGCTTATGCATTTAGAAGGACTGTACGAGCTGTTTGTATCCAAATTT GCCTATACTGCTGTGGACTGGTCTATGAATCATTTTGAAGTCCATTTTAAGATGAAGCTAACCTACAGAACTCCCATCCatgatgatgaggatgaaATTCATGATCCTGATGCTGACATCACAGGATCCTGTGAAAATCCTGAGGTTGATAATCATGTGAAAGCTCAATGGGATGACAATTTTCCTTGGAGCAAGTGGTATTCTGCAGAGGACCCAGTAAACG GATTTGAGTTGCTTGCCATATGGTTAGAGATAACAGCTGAAAGTTCACTAGATATGGCTGAACTAGAGAATGCCTCACCAGTAGAAGCTGATAAGTGGTTCTTAAGTCCATGCCTATCTGAATATCT CAGTGACGTTTCTGGTGGAAGCACTATTGGATTTGCGTCCCAGCTGCACCTTCTAGTTAAGGCACTGGAAATGTCATCAGAGGCCAAGTTCATTGAGGATTTTATATCAG GTTCTGAAGCTTTGAAGTCTTCAGCAGTTGTACCTCCACAGACAGTTCTTGACCGTGTGCTAAAAGATCTCTTTCATGAGG CTGTGGAAACAGAGATGAATTCCTCTCCAACTGAGCATAAAAATTCTCGATCCATTAAAGGCGCTCCGCAGGAATCACTCTTCGCACAGTTCTGTTTACATGCTCTTTGGTTTGGGAACTGTAGTATACGAG CAATTTCCGTACTCTGGATAGAGTTCGTTCGCGAGGTTCGCTGGTGTTGGGAAGAATCACAATCACTACCAAGAATGCCATCCAGTGGCCCAATCGACCTGTCCACTTGTTTGATTAACCAGAAACTGCACATG CTTGCTGTGTGCATTGATCAAAAGCATAGAGAGGCAGAAGGACAGTTTGTTGATGCAAATGACACTATGACTTCCCAG GAAGATCTTCAGTTTCCAACGCacaattcttcttcttcttcttctcgcGGAGCTAGTAAAGAAGGTTCTGACAGGAAAGACAGTAG CAATGATGCAGCTAATGTGGCAAAGCCGATGATGCTCTTAAAGTCAAACAAGATTATGCGTGCTCCGATCACCCTG GAACCACCTCCAATGACAGAAGACATGCACGAAGAACGTCTGAAAGCTGCTGTAGCCTTGGGTGATTCATAT AGCTTCTCTGCTCAACTCGAAACAGAAATTTTGGCCTCAG ATATGTCTGCTTTCAAGGCTGCAAATCCAGATGCTGTCTTCGAAGATTTTATCCGATGGCATTCACCACGGGACTGGGAAAACGATGAAAGTGAGGAAAATGGTGCATCTGAGTCCAGTTCATGGCCTCCTCGTGGAAAACTTTCGGATAGAATGTCTGATCCGGGGAACTCATGGAGAAAGATCTGGAATGAAGCCCCTGCCGTGCCTGCTTCTGAACAGAAACCACTTTGGGACCCGAAtagagaaggagaaaag GTTCTTCATTACCTGGAGACTCTAAGACCATACCAACTGCTGGAAGAAATGGTCTGTGCTGCCTTCAGAGCAGCAGCCGACACTCTTAACCGGACCTCGTTCGGTGATTTAAAGCAGATGaacataaaaatagaacaGTTATACATAACCATTGCATCAGTTCTCAGAATTTTCCTAG CACAGAATACGGCCACTGATACCGAAGTTCTTGAGGACCTCAGGAGGCTATCCACTACTTTCGAACACATTGAGAAGTTAGTTCTACTCGCGGCATCTCTTCATGTCAAATTCTTGCAATCACCATACCTTGGCCAAGCGATCTTCACCGACTGCTTCAACTTCTACCTCCCAAATATGGGAACAAGCTCTGCCAATGTCCACAATGATACCCAAAGG GAATTCGACAAGAAGCAACAAATAAGGTCAGACGACAGGGACTTAATCCTCAGCATGTTTCCTCCACCCACAGCAAACCAGTCATGGAGGAGAGTGTTGAGCATGGGCAATCTCCTCAACGGCCACGAGCCTATCCTAAGGGAGATCATATTCTCTAAGCGTGACCCTGCGAGTGGAAGCTACTACGCTGCCTCATCCCCAAAGCTCCATCAACAGGACATAGAAACCTACAGAATGTATGTATCTGGAACTTCGAATGATCTTGGGGTTGCACTTGCTGTTGCCTCATTTGATTGA
- the LOC125201857 gene encoding rab3 GTPase-activating protein catalytic subunit isoform X2, translated as MKSADNSKGIMEDNDDEEEFEHFDDFTLASSWERFISEIEAVCRQWFADGPKNLLAKGAVQVNQLKDLYKIKSEFKYATKSYCMEYYFATVDDGKTLDWDHPLHDLQLSFGVKEFVVIAPQSASGVVLDAPEASKLLSAVAIALSNCSCLWPAFVPVHDSSRKAYIGIQNMGTVFTRRFEADRIASQVPVKLMHLEGLYELFVSKFAYTAVDWSMNHFEVHFKMKLTYRTPIHDDEDEIHDPDADITGSCENPEVDNHVKAQWDDNFPWSKWYSAEDPVNGFELLAIWLEITAESSLDMAELENASPVEADKWFLSPCLSEYLDVSGGSTIGFASQLHLLVKALEMSSEAKFIEDFISGSEALKSSAVVPPQTVLDRVLKDLFHEAVETEMNSSPTEHKNSRSIKGAPQESLFAQFCLHALWFGNCSIRAISVLWIEFVREVRWCWEESQSLPRMPSSGPIDLSTCLINQKLHMLAVCIDQKHREAEGQFVDANDTMTSQEDLQFPTHNSSSSSSRGASKEGSDRKDSSNDAANVAKPMMLLKSNKIMRAPITLEPPPMTEDMHEERLKAAVALGDSYSFSAQLETEILASDMSAFKAANPDAVFEDFIRWHSPRDWENDESEENGASESSSWPPRGKLSDRMSDPGNSWRKIWNEAPAVPASEQKPLWDPNREGEKVLHYLETLRPYQLLEEMVCAAFRAAADTLNRTSFGDLKQMNIKIEQLYITIASVLRIFLAQNTATDTEVLEDLRRLSTTFEHIEKLVLLAASLHVKFLQSPYLGQAIFTDCFNFYLPNMGTSSANVHNDTQREFDKKQQIRSDDRDLILSMFPPPTANQSWRRVLSMGNLLNGHEPILREIIFSKRDPASGSYYAASSPKLHQQDIETYRMYVSGTSNDLGVALAVASFD; from the exons ATGAAGTCAGCCGACAATTCAAAAGGCATCATGGAGGACAATGATGATGAAGAGGAG TTTGAGCATTTTGATGATTTTACTCTTGCCTCGTCATGGGAAAG GTTCATTTCTGAGATAGAGGCCGTCTGTCGACAGTGGTTCGCTGATGGCCCAAAGAACCTATTG GCAAAGGGTGCTGTTCAGGTGAATCAGCTAAAAGATTTGTACAAGATCAAATCTGAATTCAAATATGCTACAAAAAGTTATTgcatggagtactattttgcaACAGTTGATGATG GTAAAACCCTTGATTGGGATCATCCATTGCACGATCTGCAGCTTTCATTTGGGGTGAAGGAGTTTgtg GTGATTGCTCCGCAAAGTGCGAGTGGTGTAGTTCTTGATGCACCAGAGGCAAGCAAACTTTTGAGTGCAGTTGCGATTGCTTTGTCCAACTGTTCATG CCTATGGCCTGCCTTTGTTCCTGTTCATGATTCTTCGCGTAAAGCATATATTGGTATTCAAAATATGGGAACTGTTTTCACTAGAAGGTTTGAAGCTGACCGCATTGCCAGCCAGGTTCCAGTAAAGCTTATGCATTTAGAAGGACTGTACGAGCTGTTTGTATCCAAATTT GCCTATACTGCTGTGGACTGGTCTATGAATCATTTTGAAGTCCATTTTAAGATGAAGCTAACCTACAGAACTCCCATCCatgatgatgaggatgaaATTCATGATCCTGATGCTGACATCACAGGATCCTGTGAAAATCCTGAGGTTGATAATCATGTGAAAGCTCAATGGGATGACAATTTTCCTTGGAGCAAGTGGTATTCTGCAGAGGACCCAGTAAACG GATTTGAGTTGCTTGCCATATGGTTAGAGATAACAGCTGAAAGTTCACTAGATATGGCTGAACTAGAGAATGCCTCACCAGTAGAAGCTGATAAGTGGTTCTTAAGTCCATGCCTATCTGAATATCT TGACGTTTCTGGTGGAAGCACTATTGGATTTGCGTCCCAGCTGCACCTTCTAGTTAAGGCACTGGAAATGTCATCAGAGGCCAAGTTCATTGAGGATTTTATATCAG GTTCTGAAGCTTTGAAGTCTTCAGCAGTTGTACCTCCACAGACAGTTCTTGACCGTGTGCTAAAAGATCTCTTTCATGAGG CTGTGGAAACAGAGATGAATTCCTCTCCAACTGAGCATAAAAATTCTCGATCCATTAAAGGCGCTCCGCAGGAATCACTCTTCGCACAGTTCTGTTTACATGCTCTTTGGTTTGGGAACTGTAGTATACGAG CAATTTCCGTACTCTGGATAGAGTTCGTTCGCGAGGTTCGCTGGTGTTGGGAAGAATCACAATCACTACCAAGAATGCCATCCAGTGGCCCAATCGACCTGTCCACTTGTTTGATTAACCAGAAACTGCACATG CTTGCTGTGTGCATTGATCAAAAGCATAGAGAGGCAGAAGGACAGTTTGTTGATGCAAATGACACTATGACTTCCCAG GAAGATCTTCAGTTTCCAACGCacaattcttcttcttcttcttctcgcGGAGCTAGTAAAGAAGGTTCTGACAGGAAAGACAGTAG CAATGATGCAGCTAATGTGGCAAAGCCGATGATGCTCTTAAAGTCAAACAAGATTATGCGTGCTCCGATCACCCTG GAACCACCTCCAATGACAGAAGACATGCACGAAGAACGTCTGAAAGCTGCTGTAGCCTTGGGTGATTCATAT AGCTTCTCTGCTCAACTCGAAACAGAAATTTTGGCCTCAG ATATGTCTGCTTTCAAGGCTGCAAATCCAGATGCTGTCTTCGAAGATTTTATCCGATGGCATTCACCACGGGACTGGGAAAACGATGAAAGTGAGGAAAATGGTGCATCTGAGTCCAGTTCATGGCCTCCTCGTGGAAAACTTTCGGATAGAATGTCTGATCCGGGGAACTCATGGAGAAAGATCTGGAATGAAGCCCCTGCCGTGCCTGCTTCTGAACAGAAACCACTTTGGGACCCGAAtagagaaggagaaaag GTTCTTCATTACCTGGAGACTCTAAGACCATACCAACTGCTGGAAGAAATGGTCTGTGCTGCCTTCAGAGCAGCAGCCGACACTCTTAACCGGACCTCGTTCGGTGATTTAAAGCAGATGaacataaaaatagaacaGTTATACATAACCATTGCATCAGTTCTCAGAATTTTCCTAG CACAGAATACGGCCACTGATACCGAAGTTCTTGAGGACCTCAGGAGGCTATCCACTACTTTCGAACACATTGAGAAGTTAGTTCTACTCGCGGCATCTCTTCATGTCAAATTCTTGCAATCACCATACCTTGGCCAAGCGATCTTCACCGACTGCTTCAACTTCTACCTCCCAAATATGGGAACAAGCTCTGCCAATGTCCACAATGATACCCAAAGG GAATTCGACAAGAAGCAACAAATAAGGTCAGACGACAGGGACTTAATCCTCAGCATGTTTCCTCCACCCACAGCAAACCAGTCATGGAGGAGAGTGTTGAGCATGGGCAATCTCCTCAACGGCCACGAGCCTATCCTAAGGGAGATCATATTCTCTAAGCGTGACCCTGCGAGTGGAAGCTACTACGCTGCCTCATCCCCAAAGCTCCATCAACAGGACATAGAAACCTACAGAATGTATGTATCTGGAACTTCGAATGATCTTGGGGTTGCACTTGCTGTTGCCTCATTTGATTGA